One part of the Vicia villosa cultivar HV-30 ecotype Madison, WI linkage group LG6, Vvil1.0, whole genome shotgun sequence genome encodes these proteins:
- the LOC131609778 gene encoding uncharacterized protein LOC131609778: MSESSVKNLAITDKVQKPGGCVGIFFQLIDWKKRLVKKKLFSKKLLTPARAKKFRGDEKMPNSKLHLIANENSGGFPKGGSHGVDVEQKSEMRVPSLVARLMGLDSIPAAQREKSKKALCPDYSCGDEKECLSDRCELDRQGKDSEMRVVKHDSRPQKLQKTGLCERNAVTRFGAEALHIKSVLSRAKKYNQNHNHHHHPKLASPLKSPRVSSGKSASRGSRLIGAAAKILEPGLHASRGKGSLTNHASTCPLKAGIGADGVGNKSPVMQSQSCYASCTAKPLSGQSSCKNCGNLLDVIDCTVEVRGPPDVSPPIVSDVEINAASMVSSIKKGKSFAPSQGQGRDIVLPRSQGKFSSSVSDEEGKNYAQRSWNEPTTIRIPMPREGPAKCSSSCQPLRAREDDASSFAYKHKTQESKLSSEGSSSGSTTSSTQVKRVSSHASTASGTKDFVALNRSVSGRTRMRSPTKVDSSKFNLEKKPCYRQQHESPSRVRTLERKRTPNVTQLEGTTPANSVGLKQRNLRHDANGGKRRDFGSSSLNSPNVKNRGGQREPVKVSPNRNNDAVSFTFSSHLKQKTGMPVEMEETNNNNERNKYFQRPQSLKVDELSCFLEQKLRELTSRKNELATNALPQKSSAVILQELISALSSEHLIGHDGHMHSEDVGFLCETKQERLLGASCNDNHLSPGSVLEASFSSSSLDESSGRGFHPDSVSFSYSQPEQMEHDDELLDSAVSFNKGSISKILIDIVYQISMALQWLYSFGTHFTRSKLNNMKSVLMNAELVLRIANENSEEEMPQPQLLISRFLHNELDAMLTDFNGFVGCEDSNSNSKPRKMLNGFILDCVIEYLESNCYQYFHSGFNSWTQLPLCMKDVTLTQEVTREANKWACMVGMVPDEIIEWEMSHSLGKWDDFDIEAFEAGVDIDGVILHSLVDEVVEEFVGCKHSSYSF; the protein is encoded by the exons ATGAGTGAATCTTCAGTGAAGAATTTGGCTATTACAGATAAGGTTCAAAAACCTGGTGGTTGTGTTGGCATTTTCTTTCAACTTATTGATTGGAAGAAGAGACTTGTTAAGAAAAAGCTCTTCTCTAAGAAGCTTCTCACTCCTG CTCGTGCGAAAAAGTTTAGAGGAGATGAAAAAATGCCGAATTCCAAGCTTCACTTG ATTGCTAATGAGAATAGTGGAGGTTTCCCGAAAGGGGGGAGTCACGGTGTAGATGTAGAGCAAAAGAGTGAAATGCGGGTTCCGAGTTTGGTGGCGAGGTTGATGGGTCTAGATTCTATTCCGGCTGCTCAGCGAGAGAAGTCGAAGAAAGCTTTGTGTCCTGATTATAGTTGTGGCGATGAGAAGGAGTGTTTGAGTGATCGTTGTGAGTTGGATAGGCAAGGTAAGGATTCGGAAATGAGAGTTGTGAAGCATGATTCGAGACCTCAGAAGCTTCAGAAAACGGGATTGTGCGAGAGAAATGCAGTGACTAGGTTTGGAGCGGAGGCTCTTCATATTAAGAGTGTTTTGTCGCGAGCGAAAAAGTAtaaccaaaatcataatcatcatcatcatccgaAACTTGCTTCTCCTTTGAAAAGTCCTAGGGTTAGTTCTGGAAAAAGTGCTTCTCGAGGCTCTAGATTGATAGGAGCGGCTGCTAAGATTTTGGAACCTGGACTGCATGCGAGTAGAGGTAAAGGTTCTCTTACGAATCACGCGTCTACATGTCCTCTTAAGGCCGGCATTGGAGCGGATGGTGTTGGAAATAAGTCACCGGTTATGCAAAGTCAATCTTGTTATGCTTCCTGCACAGCCAAACCTTTATCAGGGCAGTCTTCTTGCAAAAATTGTGGCAATTTGCTTGATGTAATTGATTGCACGGTGGAGGTTAGGGGACCACCAGATGTTTCTCCGCCGATTGTTTCTGACGTGGAAATCAATGCTGCCTCTATGGTATCGTCGATTAAGAAGGGAAAGTCTTTTGCTCCCTCTCAAGGACAAGGAAGAGATATCGTTCTTCCGAGAAGTCAGGGAAAGTTCTCATCGTCTGTTTCTGATGAAGAGGGGAAGAATTATGCGCAACGCTCATGGAATGAACCGACTACCATAAGAATTCCAATGCCCCGCGAAGGTCCGGCTAAATGTAGTTCATCATGTCAACCATTAAGGGCTCGAGAGGATGATGCATCTTCTTTCGCCTATAAACACAAAACACAAGAATCAAAATTAAGTAGTGAAGGGTCTTCATCTGGATCAACAACGAGTAGTACGCAAGTAAAAAGAGTATCATCGCACGCGAGCACTGCAAGTGGGACTAAAGACTTTGTTGCTTTGAATAGAAGTGTAAGTGGTCGAACAAGGATGAGATCGCCTACTAAAGTTGATAGTTCCAAATTTAACTTAGAGAAAAAACCTTGTTATAGACAACAGCACGAGTCCCCGTCTCGTGTAAGGACATTGGAGAGGAAAAGAACCCCGAATGTCACACAACTCGAAGGCACGACTCCTGCTAATTCAGTTGGTTTGAAACAGAGAAATCTTCGCCATGATGCAAATGGTGGAAAAAGGAGGGACTTTGGCTCTTCCTCATTGAACAGTCCCAATGTAAAAAATAGAGGTGGTCAACGAGAACCGGTTAAGGTGAGCCCCAATAGGAACAATGATGCAGTTTCATTCACATTTAGTTCCCATTTGAAGCAAAAGACGGGAATGCCTGTGGAGATGGAAGAGACAAACAACAACAATGAGAGGAATAAATACTTCCAAAGACCTCAATCCTTGAAAGTTGATGAGTTAAGTTGTTTTCTAGAACAAAAGTTAAGGGAACTAACTTCTCGAAAAAATGAGTTGGCTACAAATGCTCTACCTCAAAAATCAAGTGCGGTGATTCTTCAGGAGCTGATATCTGCTCTAAGTTCAGAACATTTGATCGGTCATGACGGTCATATGCATAGTGAAGATGTTGGATTCCTT TGTGAAACCAAACAAGAAAGATTGTTAGGAGCCTCTTGCAATGATAATCATCTCAGTCCCGGATCTGTTTTAGAAGCTTCATTTTCTTCTAGTAGTCTCGACGAAAGCTCAG GACGAGGTTTTCACCCTGATTCCGTGAGTTTCTCGTATAGCCAGCCGGAACAAATGGAACATGACGACGAACTTTTAGATTCTGCAGTGTCTTTTAATAAAGGAAGTATAAGCAAGATACTAATTGATATTGTCTACCAAATTTCTATGGCATTGCAATGGTTATATTCTTTCGGGACACATTTCACAAGAAGCAAGCTCAACAATATGAAGAGTGTTCTAATGAATGCTGAATTAGTGCTTCGAATTGCAAATGAAAATAGCGAGGAAGAAATGCCGCAACCACAGCTTCTAATTTCTCGGTTTCTTCATAATGAATTGGATGCTATGTTGACTGATTTTAACGGTTTTGTTGGCTGTGAGGATTCCAATTCCAATTCCAAACCAAGAAAGATGCTCAATGGATTTATCTTGGACTGCGTTATAGAATATCTAGAATCTAATTGTTACCAATATTTTCACTCTGGATTCAACTCATGGACGCAGCTGCCGTTATGCATGAAAGACGTGACATTGACTCAAGAGGTCACGAGAGAGGCAAATAAGTGGGCGTGTATGGTTGGGATGGTACCTGATGAAATAATCGAATGGGAGATGAGTCATTCCCTCGGGAAATGGGATGACTTTGATATCGAAGCATTTGAGGCCGGTGTTGATATAGATGGAGTTATACTTCATAGTTTGGTTGATGAAGTTGTTGAAGAGTTTGTAGGTTGCAAGCATAGTTCTTACTCCTTTTGA
- the LOC131612220 gene encoding uncharacterized protein LOC131612220, whose product MDLERGPRYDEYAKLREKKLRFNYQQYQQQDYQEEQQEKENVFESKIPTISTKQAKYQTGVSSVRKGSSSLVAQSVPDFSSLLRKENRKPVSNNMQPTTLTPPLKNKNKGCGVMSSSRGGSRSVNGNGEKRKGYGGGGGILTARKSYANFDELRSFSSATANAINGESRNCRVVGKKTVLR is encoded by the coding sequence ATGGATTTGGAGAGAGGACCCAGATACGATGAATACGCTAAACTGAGAGAGAAAAAGCTTCGATTCAACTACCAACAATACCAACAACAAGATTATCAAGAAGAACAGCAAGAAAAAGAGAATGTTTTTGAATCAAAAATTCCAACCATATCAACAAAACAAGCCAAGTATCAGACTGGTGTGTCTTCTGTAAGAAAAGGGTCTTCTTCTCTTGTAGCTCAATCTGTACCGGATTTCTCTTCATTGTTGAGGAAAGAGAATCGCAAACCAGTCAGTAACAATATGCAACCTACTACATTGACGCCTCCgttgaagaacaagaacaaaggtTGCGGTGTTATGTCGAGTTCGAGAGGCGGTAGTAGATCGGTAAATGGGAATGGAGAGAAGAGAAAGGgttatggtggtggtggtgggatTCTTACGGCGAGGAAAAGCTATGCGAATTTTGATGAACTGAGGAGTTTTTCTTCGGCTACTGCAAATGCTATCAATGGTGAGAGTAGGAATTGTAGGGTTGTAGGGAAGAAAACTGTTTTAAGGTGA
- the LOC131612222 gene encoding chloroplastic group IIB intron splicing facilitator CRS2-B, chloroplastic-like codes for MFHLASSPFLSLTYPKNHLHSPRYPTKSSVKTSFSVRCSVPHSNNEPIVEYTPWLIVGLGNPGNKYHGTRHNVGFEMIDSISRNEGILMNTIQSKALIGLGSIGEVPVLLAKPQTYMNFSGESVGPLAAYYRVPLRHILLVYDETSLPNGVLKLSPKGGHGHHNGLMNVIGHLDGSRDFPRFAIGIGSPPGTMDLRAFLLQKFSSVERKQVDESLEQGVQAVRTLVLNGFKHQVNRFNIGQKYKYNKV; via the exons ATGTTTCATCTCGCGTCTTCCCCATTCTTATCCTTAACCTATCCGAAAAACCACCTTCACAGTCCTCGTTATCCAACTAAATCTTCAGTCAAAACATCGTTCTCCGTACGTTGTTCGGTGCCACACTCGAATAATGAACCTATAGTGGAATATACTCCTTGGCTCATCGTTGGTTTGGGTAACCCTGGAAACAAATACCATGGCACAAGACACAAT GTTGGATTTGAAATGATTGATAGTATTTCTCGAAATGAAGGCATTCTGATGAATACAATACAGTCAAAAGCCTTGATTGGATTAGGTTCTATAGGAGAAGTACCTGTTTTGTTGGCAAAGCCTCAAACTTACATGAATTTTAGCGGCGAATCG GTTGGGCCGCTTGCTGCATATTATCGAGTGCCCTTGCGTCATATTCTACTG GTTTATGATGAAACTAGTCTTCCAAATGGTGTTTTGAAGCTTTCACCTAAAGGTGGACATGGGCATCACAATGG GTTGATGAATGTGATAGGCCATTTGGATGGTTCCCGTGATTTTCCTCGATTTGCAATCG GAATTGGAAGTCCTCCTGGAACTATGGACTTAAGAGCGTTTCTTCTACAAAAGTTCAGTTCGGTGGAAAGAAAGCAG GTTGACGAGTCATTGGAGCAAGGAGTTCAAGCTGTTAGGACCTTAGTGTTGAATGGGTTTAAGCATCAAGTGAATAGATTCAACATAGGGCAAAAATACAAGTACAATAaagtttaa